A part of Larkinella insperata genomic DNA contains:
- a CDS encoding GyrI-like domain-containing protein, which produces MQLKEAPSLTTLAFSTQTTLRGLNPFVRTVARQLYREAVRLDLEITGPIIWQYDGVDGNPETVFHLDIVLPIQATQGEPAEGLAFKELPGWKSASTEHLGRWENLAATYGSFMGALAQNGHPIGPLSREVYVNMDFEKPENTITQIYRQLF; this is translated from the coding sequence ATGCAGCTCAAAGAAGCCCCATCCCTCACCACGCTGGCCTTTTCGACCCAAACCACCCTGCGCGGCTTGAACCCCTTCGTGCGAACCGTTGCCCGGCAGTTGTACCGGGAGGCCGTTCGGCTTGATCTCGAAATTACCGGCCCGATCATCTGGCAGTACGACGGCGTGGACGGTAACCCGGAAACCGTTTTTCACCTGGATATTGTGCTGCCCATTCAGGCCACTCAGGGCGAACCGGCGGAAGGGCTGGCGTTTAAAGAGCTGCCCGGCTGGAAAAGTGCTTCAACAGAACACCTCGGCCGGTGGGAGAATCTGGCGGCTACCTACGGCTCTTTCATGGGCGCGCTGGCGCAGAATGGCCATCCGATTGGCCCGCTGAGCCGGGAGGTGTATGTCAACATGGATTTTGAAAAACCGGAGAATACTATCACCCAGATTTATCGTCAACTCTTTTAA
- the ruvX gene encoding Holliday junction resolvase RuvX, producing MPRLLAIDYGTKRTGLAVTDPLQIIATALETVPTFQLLEYLKRYVAGEPVEAFVVGMPTRMDGSDTDNTPRVKAFVEKLKTAFPEIPVHWHDERFTSAMALQAMIAGGTKKKDRREKGNIDKVSAVIILQSFMESRR from the coding sequence TTGCCGAGACTACTGGCCATCGATTACGGAACAAAGCGCACCGGTTTGGCCGTTACGGATCCGTTACAGATTATTGCCACGGCGCTGGAAACGGTTCCGACGTTCCAGTTGCTGGAGTACCTGAAGCGGTATGTCGCGGGCGAACCCGTCGAAGCCTTCGTGGTGGGGATGCCCACCCGGATGGACGGCTCCGACACCGACAATACACCCCGCGTTAAAGCCTTTGTCGAGAAATTGAAGACGGCTTTTCCGGAGATTCCGGTGCACTGGCACGATGAACGGTTTACCTCGGCAATGGCGTTACAGGCGATGATCGCGGGCGGGACGAAAAAGAAAGACCGGCGCGAAAAAGGCAACATCGACAAAGTAAGCGCAGTGATTATTTTGCAATCTTTTATGGAATCCAGACGGTAA
- the def gene encoding peptide deformylase encodes MIYPIIAYGDSVLRKRAQDIEKGSIDVKKLSEDMFETMYNASGIGLAAPQIGKSIRMFVVDGTALNEDEPEEDKDPSLDGFKKVFVNPQVLEEDGEEWGFEEGCLSIPQIRGEVFRPEIVKIQYFDTDWNEHVEEYDGMAARIIQHEYDHLEGKLFTDYLPPLKRQLIKKKLSDITKGNVKADYRMKFPK; translated from the coding sequence ATGATCTACCCAATTATAGCCTACGGTGACTCCGTTTTGCGGAAACGGGCGCAGGACATCGAGAAAGGAAGCATCGATGTAAAGAAATTAAGTGAAGACATGTTCGAGACGATGTACAACGCATCGGGCATCGGGCTGGCCGCTCCCCAGATTGGCAAGAGCATCCGGATGTTTGTGGTTGACGGCACGGCCCTGAACGAAGACGAGCCGGAAGAAGACAAAGATCCGAGTCTGGACGGTTTTAAAAAGGTGTTTGTCAACCCGCAGGTCCTGGAAGAAGACGGTGAAGAATGGGGCTTTGAAGAAGGGTGTCTGAGCATTCCGCAAATCCGGGGGGAAGTATTCCGGCCCGAAATCGTCAAAATTCAATACTTCGATACCGACTGGAACGAGCACGTCGAAGAATACGACGGCATGGCTGCCCGCATTATCCAGCACGAATACGACCACCTGGAAGGCAAACTCTTCACGGATTACCTGCCCCCGCTGAAACGCCAGCTGATCAAAAAGAAACTGTCTGACATCACCAAGGGAAACGTGAAAGCGGATTACCGGATGAAATTTCCGAAATAA
- the def gene encoding peptide deformylase, which yields MVYPIVAYGDPILRKRAEDIEKDGLDVRKLSADMLETLFAIPGAGLAAPQIGQPVRLFVVDARALRDDEEDEEEAPQAPVGKVFINPQLLETDEDEGLFEEGCLSMPGFTARIFRPVSVKIRYFDTDWNEHIDEYEDRAASVIQHEYDHLEGKLFTDYLPPLKRQLLKKKLSDIVKGNVRVSYKMKFST from the coding sequence ATGGTGTATCCGATTGTGGCCTACGGCGATCCGATTCTGCGAAAACGGGCCGAAGACATCGAAAAAGACGGCCTGGACGTCAGGAAGCTGAGCGCCGACATGCTGGAAACCCTGTTTGCCATTCCGGGCGCGGGGCTGGCCGCTCCGCAGATTGGGCAGCCCGTCCGGCTTTTCGTTGTTGACGCGCGGGCGCTGCGCGACGACGAGGAGGACGAAGAGGAAGCGCCCCAGGCGCCCGTCGGGAAAGTGTTTATCAACCCGCAATTGCTGGAAACCGACGAAGACGAAGGACTTTTCGAAGAAGGCTGCCTGAGTATGCCCGGCTTTACGGCCCGCATTTTCCGGCCGGTCAGCGTTAAAATCCGCTATTTCGATACGGATTGGAACGAACACATCGATGAATACGAAGACCGGGCCGCTTCCGTCATCCAGCACGAATACGACCACCTGGAAGGCAAACTCTTCACGGATTATTTGCCCCCGCTGAAACGCCAGTTGCTGAAGAAAAAGCTGAGCGATATTGTGAAGGGAAATGTACGAGTAAGTTACAAAATGAAGTTTTCAACGTAA
- a CDS encoding amidohydrolase, which translates to MHLTLIQTELYWENPTANRAMLEEKIFALPEPTDLIVLPEMFTTGFTMNARPLAEPMNLTTFRWLKQMAAQTGAVVTGSYIVQEKGQYFNRLIWMQPDGNFDAYDKRHLFRMAGEELTYTGGSKRIVKSWKGWNICPLICYDLRFPVWSRNNHLDYDLLLYVANWPAPRSLAWNTLLQARAIENLSYVAGVNRVGEDGNGHPYAGDSSLIDPKGEVLFRQNQHEAVYQTTLLLDELRAYRERFPADRDADEFQLIG; encoded by the coding sequence CTGCACCTGACCCTCATCCAAACCGAACTTTACTGGGAAAATCCGACGGCCAACCGCGCGATGCTGGAAGAGAAAATCTTCGCCCTGCCCGAACCGACCGATCTGATTGTTCTGCCGGAAATGTTTACAACGGGGTTCACGATGAACGCCCGCCCGCTGGCCGAACCGATGAACCTGACCACATTCCGCTGGCTCAAACAGATGGCGGCCCAAACCGGTGCGGTGGTGACGGGCAGCTACATTGTGCAGGAAAAAGGCCAGTATTTCAACCGGTTGATCTGGATGCAGCCCGACGGCAACTTCGATGCGTACGACAAACGACATTTGTTCCGGATGGCGGGCGAGGAGCTTACCTATACCGGCGGCTCGAAACGCATCGTAAAATCCTGGAAAGGCTGGAACATCTGCCCACTCATCTGTTACGACCTCCGCTTTCCGGTCTGGAGCCGCAACAATCATCTGGACTACGACCTTCTGCTCTACGTTGCCAACTGGCCCGCGCCCCGCAGCCTGGCTTGGAACACCCTGCTACAAGCCCGTGCCATCGAAAATCTGTCGTACGTAGCGGGGGTCAACCGCGTAGGCGAAGACGGCAACGGCCACCCGTATGCGGGCGATTCGTCCCTGATCGATCCAAAAGGGGAGGTGCTTTTCCGGCAGAACCAGCACGAAGCGGTTTACCAGACGACCCTGTTGCTGGACGAACTACGGGCCTACCGCGAACGGTTTCCCGCTGACCGCGACGCCGATGAATTTCAATTAATTGGCTGA
- a CDS encoding VOC family protein, with amino-acid sequence MKLNAGIITEKLAETKAFYQNVLNFGITFENDFYVLLHTPNQQAELSFLLPNHPTQRPVFQKPFAGQGVYLTIEVEDVNAEYQRIQSLNVPIEIELRDEPWGDRHFAIVDPNGIGVDVVKYAEPS; translated from the coding sequence ATGAAACTCAACGCAGGAATCATCACCGAAAAGCTGGCCGAAACCAAGGCGTTTTACCAGAACGTGCTGAATTTTGGCATTACCTTCGAGAACGACTTTTACGTGTTGCTGCACACCCCCAACCAGCAGGCCGAACTCAGTTTTCTGCTGCCGAACCACCCCACCCAACGGCCTGTTTTCCAGAAACCATTTGCGGGGCAAGGCGTTTACTTAACCATTGAGGTAGAGGATGTAAACGCGGAGTACCAGCGCATTCAGTCGCTGAACGTACCGATTGAAATCGAACTCCGCGACGAGCCCTGGGGCGACCGCCACTTCGCCATTGTCGACCCGAACGGAATCGGAGTTGATGTAGTGAAGTACGCCGAACCGTCCTGA
- a CDS encoding helix-turn-helix transcriptional regulator, translating into MNRIDRLTAILIHLQTKRVVKAQELAKRFGTSLRTIYRDIRSLEEAGVPIGAEAGIGYFLEDYHLPPVMLTREEATALLFGAKVIEKFADESIRTEFDSALYKIKSVLKRTDQEHLEDLEPRVHVEKRPSTPPFSDMLLADIQRAIGMRQVLQLDYRSAYKEETTLRLVEPVGLYHYGSGWHLIAFCRLRQDYRDFRVDRIRKLDHTGHTYSSQNLLTLPAYLEQIQQKQNLEEVIIFFDQYAVRHVQEMKYTFGYVSEEKVEGGVRMKFMTQYVKGIGHWLLMFGNQVQVESPESLKETMRALAQEVQEHYLQPY; encoded by the coding sequence ATGAACCGCATCGACCGACTGACCGCCATCCTGATTCATCTGCAAACCAAGCGCGTGGTGAAGGCGCAGGAACTGGCCAAACGGTTCGGAACCAGCCTGCGGACCATCTACCGCGATATCCGGTCGCTGGAAGAAGCGGGTGTTCCGATCGGGGCCGAAGCCGGAATCGGCTATTTTCTGGAGGACTACCACCTGCCACCGGTAATGCTGACCCGCGAAGAAGCCACGGCTTTGTTGTTTGGGGCCAAGGTGATTGAAAAGTTTGCGGACGAGTCCATCCGGACCGAATTTGACTCGGCGCTGTACAAGATCAAGTCGGTGCTGAAACGGACCGATCAGGAACACCTGGAAGATCTGGAGCCGCGGGTCCACGTCGAAAAACGCCCCAGCACTCCGCCGTTTTCAGACATGCTGCTGGCCGATATTCAGCGGGCGATCGGGATGCGGCAGGTGCTGCAACTGGATTACCGGTCGGCTTACAAAGAAGAAACGACACTGCGGCTGGTGGAGCCGGTGGGCCTGTATCATTACGGCTCGGGCTGGCACCTGATTGCCTTTTGCCGGCTTCGGCAGGATTACCGGGATTTTCGCGTGGACCGCATCCGGAAGCTGGACCATACCGGGCACACCTATTCCAGCCAGAATCTGCTGACCCTGCCCGCTTACCTGGAGCAAATTCAGCAGAAGCAGAACCTGGAAGAGGTAATCATTTTCTTCGACCAGTACGCGGTTCGGCACGTTCAGGAAATGAAATACACGTTCGGCTACGTGTCGGAGGAAAAAGTGGAAGGCGGAGTTCGGATGAAGTTCATGACGCAGTACGTGAAAGGCATCGGGCACTGGCTGCTGATGTTTGGAAACCAGGTGCAGGTCGAAAGTCCGGAGTCACTTAAAGAAACCATGAGAGCCCTGGCCCAGGAGGTTCAGGAGCATTATCTTCAGCCCTACTGA